A window of Macrococcus sp. 19Msa1099 genomic DNA:
ATCAGATCGACTCCAGGCTACAATGCAGAAGATTAAAGGTAAGGGTAAAGTTACAGAAGCGGATATAAAAGTGATGATGCGCGAAGTACGCTTAGCATTACTTGAAGCCGATGTTAACTTTAAAGTGGTAAAAGAATTTGTTAAGACAGTATCCGATCGTGCGATTGGTTCAGAAGTGATGCAGTCATTAACGCCTGGACAGCAGATTATTAAAATTGTACAGGAAGAACTAACGACTTTAATGGGTTCTGAGAATACTCAGATTAATATGAGCAAGAAACCACCGACTGTTGTGATGATGGTAGGTTTACAAGGGGCAGGTAAAACGACGACTGCAGGTAAGCTTGCACTTTTAATGCGCAAGAAATATAACAAGAAACCACTGCTTGTCGCATGTGATATCTATAGACCAGCTGCAATACAGCAGCTACAAACAGTAGGGAAGCAGATTGATGTACCGGTATTTACTTTAGGGGATCAAGTATCACCTAAAGAAATTACAGAACGTGCACTGCAACACGCAAAAGAAGAACATCTGGACTTTGTGATTATCGATACAGCAGGACGCCTGCATATTGATGAAGCATTGATGAATGAGCTTGTTGAAGTTAAAGAAATCAGTCAACCTGACGAAATTATGCTTGTCGTAGATTCTATGACAGGTCAAGATGCAGTGAATGTCGCTGAGAGTTTCGATAATCAGCTGGATGTTACGGGTGTTACTTTAACGAAACTTGATGGAGATACTCGTGGTGGGGCAGCGCTCTCGATTCGAAGTGTCACACAAAAACCAATTAAGTTTGTCGGTATGAGTGAGAAACTTGATGGACTAGAACCTTTTCATCCAGAACGCATGGCATCTCGTATTCTAGGTATGGGTGATGTGTTAAGTTTAATCGAAAAAGCACAGTCTCAAGTAGATGAATCTAAAGCGAAAGAACTTGAACAGAAGATGAAGACCTCATCATTCACTTTTGATGATTTTCTGGAGCAGCTCGAACAGGTTAAAGCTCTAGGGCCTCTTGATGAACTGCTTAAGATGATTCCTGGTGCGAACAAGATGAAAGGTCTGAATAATGTTAATATGAACGCTAAGCAAATCGATCATGTGCAGGCAATTATACGTTCAATGACGAAAGAAGAACGTAACAATCCGGCGATTATCAATGTATCACGTAAGAAGAGAATCGCAAAAGGGTCAGGCAGAAGTTTATCTGAAGTGAATAAACTGATTAAGCAGTTTGACGAGATGAAGAAGATGATGAAGCAGTTTACAGGAATGAAAAAAGGTAAAAAAGGGCGTAATCCATTCCAGGGCATGAATTTACCGTTTTAATATTTACTAAAAGACAGAAAAAACTTGATTTTTTCTGTCTTTTATATTAAATTTATTTTTGTAAAGAAAAAACACTTTACAGGAAGTAAGTTTCCTGTTAATATTAGTACTTGAGAAAAGATTAGAAATGGAGAGATTTATAATGGCAGTAAAAATTCGTTTAACTCGTATGGGTTCTAAAAGAAACCCATTCTACCGTATTGTAGTAGCAGATGCACGCGCACCACGTGATGGTCGTATCATCGAAGCAATTGGAACTTATAATCCAGTTGCTAAACCTGAAGCAGAAATCAAAGTTGATGAAGCTTTAGCTTTAAAATGGTTAGCTGATGGCGCAAAACCAACTGATACAGTTCGTAATATCTTATCAACGCAAGGTATTATGGAGAAATTCCATAACCAAAAAATCGCGAAGTAATCGCTATGGAAAAATTAATACAAACCATTGTTACACCGCTTGTGAGTCATCCTGAAGATATTAAGATCACGAAGGAAGAACATGCATCCAGCATTACGTATCATCTATCAGTCAATCAGGACGATAAAGGTAAAGTAATCGGTAAACAAGGTCGTATTGCTAAAGCAATGCGAACAGTTACGAGTGGTGCAGCGCTTGCGTCTGTTAAGAAAGTGTTTGTAGAGATTGATTAAGGGTACCTTTTTTGGTACTCTTTTTTTATGAGATGGAGGTTTTGTGAAATGGAAATGAATGTAGGGAAAATCGTCAATACACACGGTGTGAAAGGCGAAGTAAAGATTTTAACGGCATCTGATTTTGCATCAGAACGTTTTAAGCCGGGTAAAGTGCTAATGATTCCATTTAAAGATGAGCGAGTTACGCTCACAATCAAATCGTATCGCACCCATAAAAACTTCCATATGGTAGCATTTGAAGGTTTAAACAATATAAATGATGTAGAGAAGTATAAGGGTCTGGATGTCTATCAGGATATTGAGAATGAAGATATTATATTGGACGAAAATGAATACTTCTATTCAGATATTATTGGGTGCACTGTGTTTGATGGCGAACGCGAAATCGGTATTGTGAATGATATCTTTGAAACAGGAGCAAACGACGTATGGGTTGTTCAAGGCGATAAAGAATATTTAATTCCATACATTGAAGATGTTGTTAAGTCAATCGATATTGATAATAAAACAATCATCATTGAAGCGATTGAAGGGTTATTATAATGAAGATTGATTATTTAACATTATTTCCTGAAATGTTTGACGTGCTGAATCACTCTATTATGAAACGTGCTCAGGAAAAAGGAATTGTGGAGCTGAACACGGTTAATTTCAGAGATTATTCAGGTAATAAACATAACCAAGTGGATGATTATCCATATGGTGGGGGGCAAGGCATGGTTCTAAAGCCAGAACCGATATTCAATGCAATGAATGCCATTGATAAAACGAGCAAGACACGTGTTATCCTTATGTGTCCGCAAGGAAAACCTTTCACGCAGCAAGTGGCTGAATCGTTAGCACAAGAAGAACATCTTGTATTTATTTGTGGTCATTATGAAGGATATGATGAACGTATACGCGAGCATCTTGTAACTGATGAACTCTCTATCGGTGATTATGTATTAACCGGCGGAGAACTTGCAGCAATTACAATGACAGATGCAATCGTGAGACTGATTCCTGAATCAATAAAAGAAGAGAGTCATAGGGATGATTCATTCTCAACAGGATTACTTGAACATCCACAATATACGAGACCAGCTGACTATAATGGAATGAAAGTACCGGATGTACTGCTTAGTGGTAACCATAAGCATATCGACTCATGGCGCCATGAAATGCGCTTGAAGCGTACTTTTGAACGCCGACCAGATTTATTAGAACACTACCCACTGACTCAGTCAGATAAAGAATATTTAGAACACCTTAAACATGATAATTAGGTGTCAATATATATTGCTTTACACAGTGAAGTATGATATTATTTTAAAAGTGTGAATCACACATAAATCACTATGATCCGCTGAGCGAAGACTTAAGAACATAGGCAGAAGGAGAAGGTAAAATGAATAACAAATTAATCGAAGCAGTAACAAAAGAACAATTACGTACAGACATTCCTGCATTCCGTCCTGGTGACACTTTAAAAGTTCACGTACGTATCGTTGAGGGAACTCGCGAACGTATCCAGGTATTCGAAGGTGTAGTAATCAAACGTCGTGGTGGTGGAATTTCTGAAACTTTCACAGTTCGTAAAATTTCATACGGTGTTGGTGTTGAGCGTACATTCCCTGTACATACACCTAAAATCGAGAAAATTGAAGTATTACGTCGTGGTAAAGTACGTCGTGCTAAATTGTACTACTTACGTAGCTTACGTGGTAAAGCTGCACGTATTAAAGAAATTCGCTAATATTAGACAAACAGAGCTAGAGACTTATGTCTCTAGCTCTGTTTTTTAAATAACGAATATATAAGAAGGTAAGAAGCATGCCTATAACAGAAATTACCTGCATTAAATGGAAATATGGTGGTGTATATTTAATCGTTATATGTTTTGCGTCAGCATCAACCTTAACGGCTGTCATCAAGTAGTTCCCTTCAGAAATCTGAGCTTTTTTACCATCAACTTTAGCACTCATACCTTCTAAAAATGGAACGGGTATAACCACATAGCCTGCTTTATGCTTTGCAAGTGTAATTTCCATCTTGTCTTTATTCTTCTTAAACAAATGTGTATTTGTATTCTTTGATGCTTCTTTTAGTTGTTGGTAATCCTCACCATATATTCCAAGAAGTTTATAGTGATAAGTACCTGTCTTTAATTTTAGATCGATAACATCTGTTGCTTTGACTTTTAACGTGATTACAGGATTAAATCGGCGATAATCATCATTCAAAGGTTTTCTTGACTGATAAATTTCGTTGATCCAGACATAATGATAATCTGTAGCTGTCTTTGATTCAATGCTCAAAGTTACATAAAGATCCTTATACTTATTGATTTTCTTGCTACCGAGTTTATAAGTGATGCCGCCGTTTTCCTGATTCACAATAAGTTTATTGCCCTGAAGTGTCGCATTACGCAATTGCGGCTCGGCATCTTGCATTAAGTTCTTCTGTGGTTTAATCTTGCTGTCGCCCTTGCCTTCAAGTACAACACCATTTAGCATCGCGTGTTCTCTATCTATAGGCTGTTTCAGTTCGTTTGCATTATATACTTTATCGGTCACACGAACGAATGGAAGTCTATGAGTATTATTATAGACATAGTACTTTTGCGACAAGTCATTCTCAGCATAGAGGTTACCACGCTCATACCCATAGGGGATAGTCATCAATTCATTGATTCTGATAATCTGATTGACATTAAATAAACTATTTAAGTTTGCGCGTTCACCAAGACGATAGTAAATAGAGTTACTATCCGTATCCATCGTAATATTTAGATCCTTATCATAAAACTGATAGATATCTTTGTTGAAGATACTTGAATATAATTTTATCCCATTGAACTGCAGTAACATCGGTGTATTATGTGTGATTGATGTCTGCCAGTCTATACGGTCACCAGGCTTTAGCACCGCCTTGATTTCATCGATAATTCTGTTTTGAATCGGCGATTGATAAGTTTTACTTGTAATATATTCGATATTTCGCTCCTTTTCAGGATGCAACGTATCAATCTGTTCGGTCATATATTCATATACAAAGAAATTGGTCATGATAAAGATAACGGCATGTATGAGTATATACAGGTATCTTTTTTTATTATAGATATAATATCCGATTAGAACACAGATTATCGGAATATAAATCAGCCAGATCAGAAACTTCTCGTGACCAATTACAGAAACAGGATAGATGAATAGTGCAGGTATTAAAGAAATTAGAAATGACTTCATTTTAAGTTCGCTTAATTTATCAAGATAGATCGCAGCTAGAATGGAAGTCGTAAATACAAGTAGATAGACCCATCTCCTCTGATCAATTGAGAATCCGTTAAAGAAACTATCAAAATATGGGCTTAAAGAACCGATCATAAAGATAATAGAAAGTATCGCATAAAGTCTATAATCATAATGCTTATACAATACAAACGTCGCTAAAGCGATAACAGCCACTGCTGAAATAACGACATAATAGCCATCATAAAATAAATTATAGAAACCGACCATATCAATGATAGGATTGAGCTTAATTGGGGGTAGTGTTCTGTCATTCATTAAATAGCTTGTAGCACCAGTGAAAAATCCGACACTGCTGATCATCAGTGCAAGGATGCCGCTTATGCTACCTGTAATCAGCTTTTCCTTTAAGTTCAGTAGATCATCATCTTTACTAAAAATCGATCTATATAAAAAATATACAGATACGAAAATAAATTCATAGTAGCTAAAATAAAAGTTAGCATGCAGTGTCAGCGCAACTGCAATTATAAAAAGAAGCGGCTTTCTTTCTCTGAACAGTCGTTCGAGACCAAAGATTGTCATTGGGAGCCACAACATTACATCACTAAAGAAGCTCCATGTAAATGTAAAGAAGTAGTACACTGTTGACCAGCCATAAATAAAGCTGCCGGTAAATGCGGCATAGCGGTTTATATTCATATATCTTAAAAATTTATAAGTCACAAAAAATATAAGTGATAGTTTGATGATTGAGATGAAGATTTGATTTTTTGCCCAGAATACTGGGTCAGTCACATCATAGGATAAAAAAATATCTCCAATATAGATACAGATAAAATTTAAATATGTTATCGGCGATGTAGAATAATAATAAGAAAGACTTTTAAGAAAGTCTCCACCGATGCCAAAGTCCATATCATAGAAGAAATGAAGATGAGAAAACTTATTATACAGATACATCTGAAATGGCAGCATCTGTGCAATACCATCACCCTTGCCGGTGAACAATGTCCCGCGGTCAAACATACGATAAAGGACAACACTATGTGCGATACATGCACATAGTATTGAAGCAAGCAATAGAGATATATTGGGATAACGCTTAAATCTTTGTCTCATCTTTAGTTAACCTCGTAAATTTAATGTAGAATACAGCCAGGATGATACCCATCAATGACAATAGTATCATGAGATAAAAGTATGGAGGTGTGTAATTTAGAACAACTTCCTTTGTGTCTTTGGTTACTGGGATTGTAGTCATAATATAATTGCCGCGCTTTACCTCTGCTTTCTTTCCATCCACGTGAGCTTTCATGCCATCACGATAAACGATAGGAACAACCATCGTGCCATCTTTAGAAGATTTTAGGTTGATGGTCATTTTATTACCTTCATCTTTGAAATTATAGTCAATTTCTTTCTTCATGCTCTTCAACTGTTTATAATCTTCACCATAAATACCATTGATTTTCAGTTTATAAGTACCAGGTGTCAGACCGATTAGAATCTTTCCGTTCTCAGGTGATTTTACACGATACAGCAAATCATCATAATGTGTACGATACTTACTTGTCTGGAAAAGACGGTTGTTGGCATATTTGTTCACATTAATCTGATGATTTGTGATAGGTGAAATGATTTCAACGTGCATATCGACATAGAAATCCTTGTATTGTTGTTGTAGGTTTTGAGGGATTTCGATGATTAATCCACCACTTGGAGGATTGACTTTAAGCTTCTCATTTTGGGTAAGCCAATTTGATCCGCTTGTATTGATGTGTACCTTATCGATTAAATTTTTATTTTTCTTGAAAGGATAGCTTGTAGGTTCGTCTTCTGAAATGATACCTTCCATCATCGCATGTTCTCGGTCGATAATTTCAGTGAGATCCCTAGTATTGACAAATTTATTTGTAATCCTGACAAAAGGAATGGTCTGTGTGTTCTCATAAACTTTATATTTTCCGTCATTCTGAACGAGTTTAAAGTTTTCGGGTACGTCAGTCTGATATGCTTTACGAACGAGATACTTGACGTTGAACAATGACTCAAGGTTGCTTCTTGACTGGAAGGTGGAGTATCGACTGACTGACTCCTCCTTCAGATTAATCTTCATGTCTTTAAAATAGAAATCGACTAAAGCACCATCGAATATACTTGAATACAGACTTACACCTTTAAACCCTTGATACATCGGTGTGTTATCTTGTTCAAGCACCCTCCAGTCGATACGTTCGTCAGCTTTCGTCTTTTGTTTTAGCTGATCGATAATATGCTGTTGCAAAGGTGAATCATAAACACTTGATACAATATAGCTCATCTTCGCACGATCATTGATACCCGGATTATAATTATCCAGTTTATTATGCACTCGAATGACGTCCCAGTTGAAGATAAGAATTAAGATAATCATAGAAATATAGAGCGCACGCTGCTGTTTTTTATCCTTTACGATTAATACTAATAGTCCGACGATAATGATGATCGGAACAATATATACCCAGCTCACCGCTTTATGAATCACAAGATGACTCGCAAAGACCATCGATATCCCGGGAATAACGGAGATGAGATAGTGTTTAACCGTGATTGTTCTAAAGTGCATAATATACATTCCGATCAGACCACTTGTGAAGAAGGATATTAAATAATGCCAGCGTTTTTGTGGAGCACTGAATCCATTGAATACAGCATCTATAAAGGGTGTAAGACTGAAACACATAAAGATAATCGACATGATACTAAAGAATCTGTAAAAATAATTGTCATATAATTTAAAAGTAAAGATGGCCTGAACCGCTAAGAATAATACAATGACTAAGTAATTGTCATAGAAGATATTTGCATTTTGATCGAAAGAATCAAATAAAGAAATACCCGCTTTATATGGTGCACGTTCATTTTGTAGAAAGCTCTTAACACCATAGAAGAAGAACACACTGCTGATCAGTAATCCGATGATCGACATGATAACAAAATGAGGCCACTGTGTTTTACGAGGCACAACATCATATTTTGATCTGAATATATTTCTTGCAATAAAATAGATAAGTCCTGCAAGCAGGTGATAATATGCGAAATAGAAATTATTAATAAATATAAGTGCTGCTGCAATGATAAATATAGAATGTTTCTTATTCTGAATGAAATATTCAATTCCAAGCAACATAAGTGGTAAAAAAATAAAGACATCGCTAAAAAACGACCAGTACAATGTAAATCTGAAATATATAGCGGACATGACAAATAAAAAAGCAGCAAGCATTGCTGATGATCCTGCTAAACGAATCTTTCTAAAGTATAAGTAACTGAAAATAATAGCGATAGCAGATTTAACGATAGAAACATAAAAAGCGTTTTTGGCCCAAAATGAAATACTGTCTGTTTTAAAGTTGAAAAATACATCTAGAAACCAGACGCATATGATGTTTATAAAGTAAATAATATTTGTTGAATAGTAATATGATAAATCCGTAAAATAATCGCCACCAAGACCGAAATCCATACTGTAGAAGAACTCACCATTAATAAATTTCTTATAAAGGTAAAGCTGCATTGGCAGCATTTGTTCTAATCCATCATTTGGACCTGTAAAAATTGTACCATCCTGCAAAAAACGGTAAATATAATAACTATGCCCAAAGATAGCAAGCATCAAGGCAATTACCGGAATAAATATTTTTCTGTTGTTTTTCATCATTTACTCCTTTGTTAAGATATAAGTTGTAACGAAATAAGTAATAGGTATCGTAAAGACTAGTGCAGGGAAAGGGGCATAAACTTTATCGATATGCAGTGATTCCACGAATATATATAGTAGCAGCGTCTGTACACCCATATTCACAACCTGCGTCAGTGGAAATTGAATAAATTTTTTAAAGGTGGGTTTCACTTTATACACAAAATAACAGTTTAAAAAATAAGAAATAATAAATGACACGAGAAATCCCGTTAGATGACTCGTTAAATAACCTAAATGTAAAACCTTTAATAATAGCAAATAGACAAGGTAATAATTGAATGTATTAATGAAACCTACAACAATAAACTTGATCAGTCGACTGTAACGTTTTATCATATGCGTGTTCTCACGTTCTCCTGCAGCTCGTTTTTACTAATATTAGTTTCGCTAATAATGTAGTGGGGTCGACCCTTTGTCTCATAATAAATCCGACCGATATATTCGCCGATAATGCCAAGGCCAAACAGTTGAACGGAACCGAGAAACAATACCGATGCAATGATTGTGAAATATCCAGGTGACTCTACGCCGTGGCGCATAATTTGTATGAAAGTGATCAATATATAGAGTAAGCATAACGTCATAGTGAGTGCGCCAAAATGGAAACAAAGACGTAATGGTTTATTGTTATAGCTAATAATACCGTCAATTGCATAGTCAATCAGTCTTTTTGGAGAGAATGAAGACTGTCCTTCAAAACGTTCAATATTTTTAAAGTTTAATGTCTTTTTGCTGAAACCTACCCATTCAAATATCCCTTTAGAAAATCGGTTATATTCTTTTAAGGAAAGGATGCTATCAATCACACGTCTTGAGATCAGACGAAAATCACCTTCACCATCTGTTAGCTGAATATCAACTGCATTGTTGATAAGCTTGTAAAATAACTGAGTTGGGAATTTCCTGATGACATGCTCTCCTGAACGGTCTCTGCGCATGACCACTTGGTCATATCCTTCTTCATAATAATGAATCATCTCCGGTATGCGTTCAGGAGGGTGCTGGAAATCAGCATCTAAAATAACAGCACAGTCTCCACGAGCTGCATTGAGTCCGGCGATCATAGCAGACTCTTTACCGAAATTGCGAGAAAAGGAAATGTACCTTATTTGTGGAAAAAGGGTTGCCTGCTCTTTTATGATTGATAAAGAATGGTCTTTACTTCCATCATTGACGAGTATGAGTTCATAGTTGTAGTTGTTATTATGCATCACAGCATCAATCTGTTCAGTAAGTAGCTGAATATTCTTCTCTTCATTATAAATTGGTGCGATGAGTGAAATTAGCATAAAGACTCCTTAAGTAATGTGTTAAAATATTAATTATAAATCATAAAGATATTTTAACATACAATGAAGTAAATCGTATTTTGTATGATGATTAAATTAAATAACTGGAAAGAAGTGAAATTATGGCAATACAATGGTTCCCAGGACATATGGCAAAGGCAAGGAGAGAAGTTACAGAGCAGCTTAAGCTCGTCGATGTAGTATTTGAGCTTGTTGATGCACGCATCCCTTACTCTTCACGAAACCCTATGATTGATGAAGTAATCAAGGATAAACCGCGCGTCGTATTATTAAACAAGATGGATATGGCAAATTTAAATGAAACAAAAAAGTGGATGTCCTATTTTGAGGAACAGGGCTTTTATCCTGTGCTCATTGATAGCAAAAATGGTAAAAATCTATCCCAAGTAACGAAAGCGGCAGAAATCGTTACTAAAGAAAAGTTTGACCGCATGAAGCAAAAAGGGTTACGTCCACGTGCAATTCGTGCAATGATTGTCGGCATTCCAAATGTGGGTAAATCAACTTTAATTAATCGCCTTGCAAAGAAGTCAATCGCAAAGACGGGGAATATGCCAGGGGTTACAAAGAAACAGCAGTGGATTAAGGTTGGAAAGACATTGGAACTATTAGATACACCCGGGATTTTATGGCCGAAGTTTGAGGATCAGACTGTCGGCAAAAAATTAAGTTTAACAGGTGCAATTAAAGATAGCATTGTTCATTTAGATGAAGTCGCTATATATGGGATTTCGTTTTTGCAGGAAAGAGACCTGAACACATTTAACAAGCACTATAATATTGATGTCACAGCAGATACGCCGTATATTGAAGTATTTGATGCGATCGGCAGAAGCCGTGGCCTAAAGTTAAAGGGTAATGAAATAGATTATGAATCGGTTGTAGAATTAATTATAAGAGATATACGTAACGAAAAAATAGGAAAATATACATTCGATCATATTTCAATGTCAGAGGTTGATGATGAAGAGTAATGACTATACCATCGCTTTACTTAAAGAAAAAGTAAGAGAGATGAATCAAACAGAACTTATTGATTTTTTTGAAGAAGAGTCGAGAAGTGGTGCGTTAAAAGTAAAGCAGGCGAGAGCAAAACAAATCGCGCAGGAAACTCAAGCAATAGATGAATATGAACAAATGCTCGAATATGAACGTCGCTATAACGGAAAAGTCGTTTGTGGTATTGATGAAGTCGGGCGTGGTCCATTAGCGGGCCCAGTTATCGCATGTGCTGTCATCTTAAACGATGGCCATCACTATATTGGTCTAAACGATTCGAAGCAGTTATCAAAGCATAAGAGGGCATCGCTTTATGACGCATTAACACAGTCGGTTGCATATGCGATAGGAGAAGCAAGTGTGGAGGAAATTGATAAATTCAATATATACGAAGCAACGAAAATTGCGATGCACAGAGCGATAGATAAGTTACCTGTAAAGCCTGACGTACTACTGATAGATGCGATGAAACTGAATACAGGTTTAATTGAGGAATCAATCATTAAAGGAGACGCTAAAAGTATTTCTATCGCTGCAGCAAGTGTTATTGCGAAAGTTTATCGCGATCACCTGATGGAAGAGATTCATAAAGATATTCCTTACTATGATTTTAATCATAATGCTGGATATGGCACTAAAAGACATTTAGAAGGTTTGATGCAGTATGGGATAACAGAGCATCATCGCAAATCATTTGAGCCGATTAAATCAATGATAAAAA
This region includes:
- a CDS encoding ribonuclease HII: MMKSNDYTIALLKEKVREMNQTELIDFFEEESRSGALKVKQARAKQIAQETQAIDEYEQMLEYERRYNGKVVCGIDEVGRGPLAGPVIACAVILNDGHHYIGLNDSKQLSKHKRASLYDALTQSVAYAIGEASVEEIDKFNIYEATKIAMHRAIDKLPVKPDVLLIDAMKLNTGLIEESIIKGDAKSISIAAASVIAKVYRDHLMEEIHKDIPYYDFNHNAGYGTKRHLEGLMQYGITEHHRKSFEPIKSMIKTEENAKTIT
- the ylqF gene encoding ribosome biogenesis GTPase YlqF, whose protein sequence is MAIQWFPGHMAKARREVTEQLKLVDVVFELVDARIPYSSRNPMIDEVIKDKPRVVLLNKMDMANLNETKKWMSYFEEQGFYPVLIDSKNGKNLSQVTKAAEIVTKEKFDRMKQKGLRPRAIRAMIVGIPNVGKSTLINRLAKKSIAKTGNMPGVTKKQQWIKVGKTLELLDTPGILWPKFEDQTVGKKLSLTGAIKDSIVHLDEVAIYGISFLQERDLNTFNKHYNIDVTADTPYIEVFDAIGRSRGLKLKGNEIDYESVVELIIRDIRNEKIGKYTFDHISMSEVDDEE